A stretch of Campylobacter showae DNA encodes these proteins:
- a CDS encoding OmpA/MotB family protein codes for MAKKLIDPGDCPKCLPEWLAAFGDLMSLLLCFFVLLLSMSTMDAKKLEAAIGSLSGALGVLEGGAKPDVSAEQNQDDHATSNKERTGVKSNFEQTLRSINELLHASGSPEVTFEESESGFVIRLPANLLFAKDSAKLQNDDALLFLKRIAMVIAKLPPDVVANVIGHTDSEQPASTEFKDNWQLSSARAISVVSELIKDGVDPKKLTASAKAEFEPFVTNFTEQGREKNRRVEIHFVSLNLDDKAKTQKSILDAQE; via the coding sequence ATGGCTAAAAAGTTAATCGATCCGGGCGACTGCCCCAAATGCTTACCCGAGTGGCTCGCTGCGTTTGGCGACTTGATGTCGCTGTTGCTTTGCTTTTTCGTACTGCTTCTTTCTATGAGTACGATGGACGCAAAGAAGCTAGAAGCCGCGATCGGCTCGCTAAGCGGGGCTTTGGGCGTGCTTGAGGGCGGCGCGAAACCGGACGTCAGCGCCGAGCAAAACCAAGACGACCATGCCACCTCAAACAAAGAGCGCACGGGCGTGAAGTCAAATTTCGAGCAGACGCTGCGCTCTATTAACGAGCTTTTGCACGCTAGCGGCTCGCCTGAGGTTACGTTTGAGGAGAGCGAGAGCGGCTTCGTGATCAGGCTACCTGCAAATTTGCTCTTTGCAAAAGATAGCGCCAAGCTGCAAAACGACGATGCGCTGCTGTTTTTAAAACGTATCGCGATGGTGATAGCCAAACTACCGCCCGACGTCGTAGCAAACGTGATCGGACATACCGACAGCGAGCAGCCGGCGTCTACCGAGTTTAAAGACAACTGGCAGCTATCGTCGGCTAGAGCTATCAGCGTAGTTAGCGAGCTCATCAAAGACGGCGTCGATCCTAAAAAGCTAACCGCATCAGCAAAGGCCGAATTTGAGCCGTTTGTGACGAATTTCACCGAGCAGGGCAGGGAGAAAAACCGCAGGGTCGAGATCCACTTCGTTTCGTTAAATTTAGACGACAAAGCCAAAACGCAAAAAAGCATACTGGACGCGCAGGAGTAA